GAGCTGGCGGCGGAACTCGCGGCGTCGCGTAACGCGGTGCGGGAGGCGTTGGAGCTGCTGCAGCGCGAGGGTTTGATCATTCGGCGGCGCGGTGTCGGCACGCTGGTGGTGATGCCGCAGTACGGGCATGGTCTGGATCGTCTGGCGGGGCTGGCCGAGACGCTGATTGACTACGGTGCGGTGACCAACGAGGTGCGGATGGCCGAGGTACTGGCCGTCCCGCCGCCGGCGATCGCAACGCGGCTGCGGCTGACAGCGGGCGCGGGTGTGGTGCGTCTGGAGCGGCTGCGTCGGTTGGACGGGGTGCCGCTGTCGCTGGATACCACGTATCTGGTCGAGGACATCGGGCGCGAGGTGCTCTCGGGCGACCTGGTCGGGCGGGACGTGTTCGCGTTGATCGAGGAGGTAACCGGGTGCTTGTTGGGACGGGCCGAGGTGGCGGTGCACGCGGTCAGCGCCGATCTCGACACCGCTGAGCTGCT
The sequence above is a segment of the Streptosporangiales bacterium genome. Coding sequences within it:
- a CDS encoding UTRA domain-containing protein, which codes for MEEDAVDVERAESVRDLRRRRTSADWVSSRPRAERARQVADVLRQQITSGQFPDRVLPDERELAAELAASRNAVREALELLQREGLIIRRRGVGTLVVMPQYGHGLDRLAGLAETLIDYGAVTNEVRMAEVLAVPPPAIATRLRLTAGAGVVRLERLRRLDGVPLSLDTTYLVEDIGREVLSGDLVGRDVFALIEEVTGCLLGRAEVAVHAVSADLDTAELLEIPARSAVFAIERLTYLSDGRPVDAESLRIRADRLTLQATLHRGHPPVIS